The DNA region CGCCGAGTGGGATCACCACCCAGAGCATGCGGTGCCCGGGCAAAACGGCATGTACCGCTTCGAGCTCGACGGCATGGCCTGCGCCCATATGGGCGACGTGGGCAATCCGCTCACCGAGGCGCAGCAGGATTTCTTCCGCGGCACCGACATTTTGTTCGCATTGGCAGGTGGTTATCTGACGATCTTACTACCCGATCTCATGGAGATGATCCGCCGCGTGAAGCCGCGCCTCGTGATCCCCATGCACTTCCGCACGCTCACCTATCGCCCGCGCAACACGATGTGGATCGAGAGCTTCCTCGCCCATTTCAACGACGCGGATGTTGATTTCGCCTGTTCACCTAGGGTCAACTTGACCCGTGCCGACCTGCCGGAGCGCACGCGCGTCCTCGTGATGGATTATTTGCGTTAGCTACGGCCCATAACCAGCCAATAAACAAATTACTTCTTTGGGAGGAAGTCCATGAAAAAGCTCATCATCACCGCCTCAAGCCTGGCGATCGCGGCCTCGGTCGCGTCCGCGCAGAGCGTGGCGCGGGAAAACACGGTCATCTTCGACCTCGACCGCACGATCACGGAT from Pseudomonadota bacterium includes:
- a CDS encoding MBL fold metallo-hydrolase; translated protein: MEITWYGHAAFGLAPETGPRIITDPYTPEGVGYPPIAEPADLVIISSDDDSAHCRADLISGDPEVVNALKVAQSGGTSRAKDIDITAIEAAEWDHHPEHAVPGQNGMYRFELDGMACAHMGDVGNPLTEAQQDFFRGTDILFALAGGYLTILLPDLMEMIRRVKPRLVIPMHFRTLTYRPRNTMWIESFLAHFNDADVDFACSPRVNLTRADLPERTRVLVMDYLR